The Nitrospirota bacterium genome contains the following window.
TCTGTTTGACATAGGACCATGCCACGCCTCGTATCCATCGAAGAGGTGATTTAATAGTCCTGTGCCTTTCGTGTCTGACAGGAACTGGGACCTGAAGCCTATCAGCCCCCTTGATGGTATCCTGTACTCAAGTCTTACTCTGCCGTGGCCGTTGTTCTGCATCTTCTGCATCTTGCCCTTTCTCATCCCTATCTGCTGTGTCACGACACCGGTAAACTCCTCCGGCACATCAATCACAAGTTGTTCCATAGGCTCCTGAAGGACTCCGTCTATCTCCTTTGTAATTGTCTCTGGCATGGATACAGAGAGCTCATATCCTTCACGTCTCATCATCTCGATCAGAATGGAAAGCTGCAATTCACCGCGCCCCATGACCCTGAAGGAGTCCGTGTTGTCAAACTCTACCCGGATCGCCACATTGTAGAGAAGTTCCTTCTCAAGCCTCTCCCTCAGATTCCTTGAGGTGACTAACTTGCCTTCCCGTCCTGAAAAGGGGGATGTGTTAACTGCAAAGACCATGGAGATGGTCGGTTCATCCACGATGATCCTCGGCAGGGGTGCTGGCTTCTCCGCATCCGTGATCGTATCGCCGATATTTATTCCCTCTATCCCGGCGAGCGCTACAATATCACCTGCCGACGCCTCTTTTGCATCCATCCGCTCAAGTCCCTGGAATGTATACATGGAGGTGATCTTTGTCTTGAGGGCGTTTCCTTTCACGTCTATTACTGCTACCTGGTTGCCGGTGTTTATTGTCCCTGAAAAGACCCTTCCTATGGCAAGCCTTCCCACATAATCATTATAGTCAATGTTCGTGACGAGTATCTGTAATACCCCGTTTGGATCGCCCTTAGGAGGTGGTATCGTCTTTAGGATAAGATCAAACAGCGGTTTAAGGTCTTTTGAATCATCATCAAGACTCATCTTTGCGATACCGGCCTTTGCAATGGTGTAGACTATGGGAAAATCAAGCTGATCTTCTGTTGCATCAAGATCAATAAAGAGATCATATACCTCGTTTAAGACCTCCTGAATCCTTGCATCGGACCTGTCAATCTTGTTTATCACAAGAAGCGGGAGGAGTTTCAGCTCAAGCGCCTTTTTGAGAACAAACCGTGTCTGAGGAAGAGGCCCCTCTGATGCATCAACAAGGAGAAGCACTCCGTCAACCATCTTGAGTGTCCTCTCAACTTCTCCCCCGAAATCAGCATGGCCGGGCGTGTCTACTATATTTATCTTGACGCCTTCATACTCAACAGCAGTATTCTTTGCCATGATGGTGATACCGCGTTCGCGCTCAAGGTCAATATTGTCCATGACCCTTTCCTGCACCCTTTCATTGGAACGAAAGATGCCTGCCTGTCTCAGCATCCCGTCAACAAGGGTTGTCTTGCCATGGTCAACGTGGGCTATGATTGCTATGTTTCTTATATTTTCCTGCATAATATCCTCCTGGTAAACTTTATATTATAACCAGATCCGGTTAAATAAAGCAAATTTCAGCAAAATGGGGTTGATGAACGACAATTTATAATAAAAAAATATCGAAATATATTTGAAATAAAACTTCCTTTTTGCTCAGGATAGGTTTATAGTAAATAATGAGTATAGTCATCCCTTGGATACATGCCATATTTACGGGGTTGATATGAAAAAGCTCCCTTCCTTAATTTCTGTTCTGATTAGTTTTATCATTGGTCTGGCTGCTATACAGACAAAGGCAGAACCACGAATCCCTGCCACTACCGTCCATTCAGAAGAACTGCCCAGGAGTAAAAACGATATATCCAAACTGGCGTCTAATCCAGGCGCATATTCAATGGTCTTTGTTGAGAACAAGGGACAGGTTGATTATTACGTCAAGTATTATACAAACAGAGACAATCAGACACTATGGTTTACAGAGGACGGTATTGTATTTGACCTCTTCCGTATTAACAAAGAAGAAAATCGGGAGCGGCTGGTCATTCGGCAAAAACTGATTGGGGCAAATAAAGACATTAAGGTGGATGTCAGGGCGCCTCAGCCTGGTATCTATAACTTCCTGACCGGCAATGACCCTGCCAAATGGCAGACACGGGTAAAGAGTTATGGTGAGATAGTTTATAAGGAGGTCTATCCAGGGATTGACCTGAAATTGTATGGAAAAGGCCACGCTCTTGAACAGGAGTTCGTTGTAAGGCCAGGAGGCCATCCTGAAGAAATCCGGGTGGCATATGAAGGGATCGAGGAGATTCAGGTGGCCGGAGACGGAGCCCTCCGCATACGGACCGCCTTTGGCGAGATGACAGAGAGCCCGCCCCATATCTATCAGGAAATTGAAGGAGAGCGGGTTGAGGTGACAGGTCGGTTTAAGCTTACGGGCAAATCCGCTTATACCTTTGAAGTCGGGCCTCATAATACGCAATATGCCCTTGTCATTGACCCAACCCTGGATTATTCCACCTACCTTGGAGGAACAGGCACTTATTCAGTCAGTGATCTTGCAGTGGGTATTGATGGAAGCGTAACGGTGACTGGAGTTACGAATGCCCTTGATTTTCCGGTGACCGGAGATGCCTTCCAGCCCTCCTATGCCGGCGGCAGTTTGGACGCCTTTGTAACAAGGCTCAGTCCGGACGGCTCTACGCTCATCTTTTCCACTTATCTGGGAGGGAGCTCTGTG
Protein-coding sequences here:
- the typA gene encoding translational GTPase TypA, with protein sequence MQENIRNIAIIAHVDHGKTTLVDGMLRQAGIFRSNERVQERVMDNIDLERERGITIMAKNTAVEYEGVKINIVDTPGHADFGGEVERTLKMVDGVLLLVDASEGPLPQTRFVLKKALELKLLPLLVINKIDRSDARIQEVLNEVYDLFIDLDATEDQLDFPIVYTIAKAGIAKMSLDDDSKDLKPLFDLILKTIPPPKGDPNGVLQILVTNIDYNDYVGRLAIGRVFSGTINTGNQVAVIDVKGNALKTKITSMYTFQGLERMDAKEASAGDIVALAGIEGINIGDTITDAEKPAPLPRIIVDEPTISMVFAVNTSPFSGREGKLVTSRNLRERLEKELLYNVAIRVEFDNTDSFRVMGRGELQLSILIEMMRREGYELSVSMPETITKEIDGVLQEPMEQLVIDVPEEFTGVVTQQIGMRKGKMQKMQNNGHGRVRLEYRIPSRGLIGFRSQFLSDTKGTGLLNHLFDGYEAWHGPMSNRQTGALVSDRQGTSTIYALFHLQPRGSIFISENTHVYEGMIIGENSRDNDLDVNAVREKKQTNMRASSADDNIQLIPPKILNLEQALEFIKEDELVEVTPLSIRLRKKILEANKRPKVWKEQI